Proteins encoded in a region of the Orcinus orca chromosome 8, mOrcOrc1.1, whole genome shotgun sequence genome:
- the ALDH3B2 gene encoding aldehyde dehydrogenase family 3 member B2, giving the protein MAAAAKHLTPVTLELGGKNPCYVDDNCDPQTVANRMAFFRYFNSGQTCVAPDYILCSPEMQARLLPALQSAITRFYGEDPQSSPDLGRIISEKNFQRLRGLLSCGHVAIGGQTDESNRYIAPTVLVGVQETEPVMQEEIFGPILPIMNVRSLDEAIEFIRRREKPLALYAFSNSSQVPGRDGEQRQEAGNTWLANCLPWPGQLPPGRRGALEWAATTASSPSTPSPTTAPACSPPRAWRSSRTSATRPFLPAHSSCSAGPWATSAASFCEHPVHLQCPIPTTPLSCCCPGAQWPPKGWCPVQEHKDPAPGALSEQTPGWAGPLGH; this is encoded by the exons ATGGCTGCTGCCGCCAAGCACCTGACACCCGTCACGCTGGAGCTGGGGGGCAAGAACCCCTGCTACGTGGACGACAACTGCGACCCCCAGACCGTGGCCAACCGCATGGCCTTCTTCCGCTATTTCAACTCCGGCCAGACCTGCGTGGCCCCCGACTATATCCTGTGCAGCCCCGAAATGCAGGCTCGACTGCTGCCCGCCCTGCAGAGTGCCATCACCCGTTTCTATGGCGAAGACCCCCAGAGCTCCCCAGACCTGGGCCGCATCATCAGTGAGAAGAATTTCCAGCGGCTCCGGGGCCTGCTGAGCTGTGGCCACGTGGCCATCGGGGGCCAGACCGATGAAAGCAATCGCTACATCG CTCCCACGGTGCTGGTGGGCGTGCAGGAGACGGAGCCGGTGATGCAGGAGGAGATCTTCGGGCCCATCCTGCCCATCATGAACGTGAGGAGCCTGGACGAGGCCATCGAGTTCATCCGCCGTCGGGAGAAGCCCCTGGCCCTGTACGCCTTCTCCAACAGCAGCCAG GTGCCTGGCAGAGACGGGGAGCAGCGTCAAGAAGCTGGCAACACGTGGCTGGCCAACTGTCTGCCCTGGCCGGGGCAGCTCCCGCCCGGACGACGAGGTGCCCT GGAATGGGCAGCTACCACAGCAAGTTCTCCTTCGACGCCTTCTCCCACCACCGCGCCTGCCTGCTCTCCCCCTCGGGCCTGGAGAAGCTCAAGGACATCCGCTACTCGCCCTTTTCTGCCTGCACACAGCAGCTGCTCAGCTGGGCCTTGGGCAACCAGCGCTGCCTCCTTCTGTGAGCACCCTGTCCATCTCCAGTGCCCCATCCCCACGACCCCCCTGTCCTGCTGTTGCCCAGGTGCTCAGTGGCCCCCCAAAGGCTGGTGTCCTGTCCAGGAACACAAAGATCCTGCTCCTGGGGCTTTGTCTGAACAGACCCCTGGCTGGGCAGGACCTCTGGGACATTAG